Proteins encoded within one genomic window of Kibdelosporangium phytohabitans:
- a CDS encoding DUF5685 family protein translates to MLLHGSWLAHLCGLCLALRDEHGQFARAVTNYDGLVISVLVEAQSDGTASRRTAGPCPLRAMRSASVAQGDGARLAAAVSLVLASAKVTDHVDDGDGAMRRPGVSVVARHVAKRWASQGTSSGSAVGFDTAVLLDAAARQSTVELSAASVLDATEPTETAAAAAFAHTAVVSGRPSNAAVLSEAGRLFGRIAHLVDAVEDYGADQAAGAWNPLIATGTSLAEARRHCHDAALGMRLALDEADFVDDRLVRALLVDELDHAIHRAFAHGQDVPDEGGKKDGRNGKKDKDKGDVGEFGAGAADVADIAVSAKTGRGCCSHCDCCDGCC, encoded by the coding sequence ATGCTGTTGCATGGTTCGTGGCTCGCGCACTTGTGCGGGTTGTGCCTGGCGCTGCGAGACGAACACGGGCAGTTCGCCCGTGCCGTGACCAACTACGACGGTCTGGTGATCTCCGTGTTGGTGGAGGCCCAGTCCGACGGCACGGCGAGCCGCCGGACCGCCGGGCCGTGCCCCCTGCGGGCGATGCGGTCCGCGTCAGTCGCCCAAGGCGACGGTGCCCGGTTGGCTGCCGCCGTGTCGCTTGTGCTCGCTTCGGCCAAGGTGACCGACCACGTCGATGACGGAGATGGGGCGATGCGCCGCCCCGGTGTTTCCGTTGTCGCACGCCATGTCGCCAAGCGGTGGGCGTCACAAGGCACGTCGTCTGGTTCCGCGGTCGGCTTCGACACGGCTGTTTTGCTGGACGCTGCCGCCCGGCAGTCGACCGTCGAGTTGTCGGCCGCGTCCGTCCTCGACGCGACCGAGCCGACGGAGACCGCAGCCGCCGCAGCCTTCGCGCACACAGCGGTCGTGAGCGGTCGCCCGTCGAACGCGGCTGTGCTGAGCGAGGCAGGGCGGTTGTTCGGCCGGATCGCGCATCTCGTGGACGCGGTCGAGGACTATGGCGCCGACCAGGCCGCCGGTGCGTGGAATCCCCTGATCGCAACCGGTACGTCCCTCGCCGAGGCCCGCCGGCACTGCCACGACGCCGCGCTCGGCATGCGACTGGCGCTGGACGAGGCCGACTTCGTCGACGACCGGCTCGTGCGCGCCCTGCTCGTCGACGAGCTGGACCACGCCATCCACCGCGCGTTCGCCCATGGCCAGGACGTGCCGGACGAGGGCGGCAAGAAGGACGGCAGGAACGGCAAGAAGGACAAGGACAAGGGCGACGTGGGGGAGTTCGGCGCCGGTGCCGCCGACGTCGCCGACATCGCGGTGTCCGCCAAGACAGGACGCGGCTGCTGTTCGCACTGTGACTGCTGTGACGGCTGCTGCTAG
- a CDS encoding DUF5685 family protein — protein sequence MFGIIRPCRHRLSPALRTSWMAHLCGLCLALRDDHGQLARTVTNYDGLVVSVLVEAQSAAQSRRTAGPCPLRAMQPASVAQGDGARLAASVSLALASAKISDHVADGDGMFGRRGVSKAAQRVANRWAAQGARTGERIGFDTAVLLDAVGEQPAVESSLVRGDSLLLATQPTETAAAAAFAHTAVLSGRPRNVTALTEAGKLFGRIAHLIDAVEDLEEDRATGSWNPLLATGTTREEARRLCDDAMLGVRLALREAEFTDSKLVHVLLAHELDHAIKRAFGDVHGPGHGHGHPGGPPPYQPQQPAPPHQPPNQKPNRKQRREDKRHDWHQQGWQRPNRSWGTACGIAVFMFCTCQYCCGNPYHDPWTGEPKEGWCYNCDCDCCDCCDCCNCDCCDGCDCCDCSC from the coding sequence ATGTTCGGCATCATCCGACCTTGTCGTCATCGGCTTTCGCCGGCGCTGCGCACTTCGTGGATGGCTCACCTCTGTGGCCTCTGCCTGGCATTGCGAGACGATCACGGGCAATTGGCCCGCACGGTCACGAATTACGACGGTCTCGTGGTGTCCGTGCTCGTCGAGGCGCAGTCGGCCGCCCAGTCCCGGCGCACGGCGGGACCGTGCCCCCTTCGGGCGATGCAACCCGCGTCCGTCGCTCAGGGTGATGGCGCCCGGCTGGCTGCCTCGGTGTCGCTCGCACTGGCGTCGGCGAAGATCAGCGACCACGTCGCCGACGGCGACGGGATGTTCGGCCGCCGCGGTGTTTCCAAAGCGGCGCAACGCGTCGCCAACCGGTGGGCGGCGCAGGGCGCGCGCACCGGCGAGCGGATCGGCTTCGACACAGCCGTCCTGCTCGACGCCGTGGGGGAGCAGCCCGCCGTGGAGAGTTCACTCGTTCGTGGTGACTCGTTGCTGCTCGCCACGCAGCCGACGGAGACAGCGGCGGCCGCGGCCTTCGCGCACACCGCGGTGCTGAGCGGGCGCCCGCGGAACGTGACCGCCCTGACCGAGGCCGGGAAGCTGTTCGGGCGGATCGCGCACCTGATCGACGCCGTGGAGGACCTCGAGGAAGACCGGGCCACCGGCTCGTGGAACCCGTTGCTGGCCACGGGAACAACCCGCGAAGAGGCCCGCAGGCTGTGTGACGACGCCATGCTCGGCGTCCGCCTGGCGCTGCGTGAGGCCGAGTTCACCGACAGCAAGCTCGTCCACGTCCTGCTGGCGCACGAACTCGACCACGCCATCAAACGCGCATTCGGCGACGTGCACGGCCCCGGTCACGGCCACGGGCACCCCGGCGGCCCACCGCCGTACCAGCCCCAGCAGCCGGCACCGCCCCACCAGCCGCCGAACCAGAAGCCCAACCGCAAGCAGCGGCGTGAGGACAAGCGCCACGACTGGCACCAGCAGGGCTGGCAACGACCGAACCGCAGCTGGGGCACCGCCTGCGGCATCGCGGTCTTCATGTTCTGCACGTGCCAGTACTGCTGCGGCAATCCGTACCACGACCCGTGGACCGGTGAGCCGAAGGAAGGCTGGTGCTACAACTGTGACTGCGACTGTTGTGACTGCTGTGATTGCTGCAACTGCGACTGTTGCGACGGGTGTGACTGCTGCGATTGTTCCTGCTAA
- a CDS encoding AMP-binding protein — translation MRDDYPVPDYVPMAATALTDAERWPSLTEDGRAMLDRLRAHPSAPLYNHACGDRLTSQSVADLKSYQDTLRAGQHGWTSTQEPPWVADLVDRVYRTVPRYRGHTRPERFTDVPLTDRIDLLSRAFECVPDDADLSDLIVYRTSGSRGPAATVPMSPGFNALDLPVIEHVLAKHGVAVSGGEDRVSLVNVYAQPVAYQFASVSGYLGGAGIVKLNLDPSGWRVPGDCVSFLDSCEPEVYTGNPISLAALAELPLRHNPKAVISGAMSLSDTLRRRLEKRFACPVVDLYGITEVGLIAWRDHDVHRILPRRLYVEILDENGRCCEPGVAGEVTVTCGENPLLPLLRYRTGDHAALDWRYGPVLVGLDGRAPVRFRRTNGSWVNSIEITHVLSPLGLVAWQLHQGADGALTLSVHETGAPGPDVIARALTTLMGDVPLKLTLDNLARATKPQRYTSDV, via the coding sequence GACTACCCAGTTCCCGACTACGTGCCGATGGCCGCGACCGCGTTGACCGACGCGGAACGATGGCCGTCGCTGACCGAGGACGGCCGCGCCATGCTGGACCGGCTGCGTGCCCATCCGTCCGCCCCGCTGTACAACCACGCCTGCGGCGACCGGCTGACCAGCCAGTCCGTGGCGGACCTGAAGTCCTATCAGGACACTCTGCGGGCCGGGCAGCACGGCTGGACCTCCACGCAGGAGCCGCCGTGGGTGGCGGACCTGGTCGACCGGGTCTACCGGACCGTGCCGCGCTATCGCGGGCACACCAGGCCGGAGCGGTTCACCGACGTGCCGCTGACCGACCGGATCGACCTGCTGTCACGGGCTTTCGAGTGCGTCCCGGACGACGCGGACCTGTCCGACCTGATCGTGTACCGGACGTCGGGCTCACGCGGGCCCGCGGCGACCGTGCCGATGAGCCCGGGGTTCAACGCGCTCGACCTGCCGGTGATCGAGCACGTGCTGGCCAAGCACGGCGTCGCGGTGTCCGGCGGCGAGGACAGGGTGTCGCTGGTCAACGTCTACGCGCAGCCGGTGGCGTACCAGTTCGCCTCGGTGTCGGGCTACCTCGGCGGCGCCGGCATCGTCAAGCTCAACCTGGACCCGTCCGGCTGGCGCGTGCCGGGCGACTGTGTGTCCTTCTTGGACAGCTGCGAGCCCGAGGTGTACACCGGCAACCCCATCTCACTGGCGGCGTTGGCCGAACTGCCGTTGCGGCACAATCCGAAAGCGGTCATCAGCGGCGCCATGTCGTTGAGCGACACGCTGCGGCGACGGCTGGAGAAACGCTTCGCCTGCCCGGTGGTCGACCTGTACGGGATCACCGAAGTGGGCCTCATCGCGTGGCGTGACCACGACGTGCACCGGATCCTGCCGCGCCGGTTGTACGTGGAGATCCTCGACGAGAACGGCAGGTGCTGCGAGCCAGGCGTGGCCGGTGAGGTGACGGTGACGTGTGGCGAGAACCCGTTGCTGCCGCTGCTGCGCTACCGCACCGGTGACCACGCCGCGCTGGACTGGCGCTACGGCCCCGTTCTGGTCGGGCTGGACGGCCGCGCACCCGTCCGGTTCCGCCGGACCAACGGGTCGTGGGTGAACTCCATCGAGATCACGCATGTCCTGTCGCCGCTCGGCCTGGTCGCGTGGCAGCTGCACCAGGGTGCGGACGGCGCGTTGACGTTGTCGGTGCACGAGACGGGCGCACCGGGCCCGGACGTGATCGCCCGCGCGCTGACGACGTTGATGGGTGACGTCCCGCTGAAGCTCACCCTGGACAACCTCGCCCGGGCCACGAAACCCCAGCGCTACACCTCTGACGTCTGA
- a CDS encoding MmcQ/YjbR family DNA-binding protein — protein sequence MVTVEQIRAVALTLPRAYEAIVRDRVKFRVGQIVFAALSRDETTMGFGYPKAQRDALISGEPDKFFPPSKSDERFNWVQVWLSAIDEQEMRELVIDAWRMCVPKKVIAEYDARQAERP from the coding sequence ATGGTGACCGTCGAGCAGATCCGCGCGGTGGCTCTGACGCTGCCGCGGGCCTACGAGGCGATCGTGCGTGATCGCGTCAAGTTCCGGGTGGGGCAGATCGTGTTCGCCGCGCTGTCGCGGGACGAGACGACGATGGGCTTCGGTTACCCCAAGGCGCAACGGGACGCGTTGATCAGCGGCGAGCCGGACAAGTTCTTCCCGCCGTCGAAGTCCGACGAGCGGTTCAACTGGGTCCAGGTGTGGCTCTCGGCGATCGACGAGCAGGAGATGCGCGAACTCGTCATCGACGCATGGCGCATGTGCGTGCCCAAGAAGGTGATAGCGGAGTACGACGCCCGTCAAGCCGAGCGCCCATGA
- a CDS encoding DUF402 domain-containing protein: MSFDYAVPVARPRISPDAAPHVHRPKVELFDVKAMENIDPKGFRRTVDEYRLEHFGLFMARKMDGHPKLAYIESWLLPDPGLRVTRWHRHPGTPRGEDVYIDLVEVDTEFGARTGAHGPVWRMVDIYLDIHVHTGDRLEVVDTDELLAALNARMIDAETAQRALERTYRTVDGITRHGYDTDAWLASLGIDLTWQDQGKHRV, from the coding sequence GTGAGCTTCGACTACGCCGTTCCCGTTGCCCGCCCGAGGATCAGCCCCGACGCCGCACCGCACGTCCACCGCCCCAAGGTGGAGCTGTTCGACGTCAAAGCCATGGAGAACATCGATCCCAAGGGCTTCCGCCGCACGGTCGACGAATACCGGCTGGAGCATTTCGGGCTCTTCATGGCCCGCAAGATGGACGGCCACCCGAAGCTCGCGTATATCGAATCATGGCTTTTGCCCGATCCCGGCCTGCGGGTCACCCGCTGGCACCGCCACCCGGGCACACCGAGGGGTGAGGACGTCTACATCGACCTCGTCGAGGTGGACACCGAGTTCGGCGCGCGCACCGGCGCGCACGGCCCGGTCTGGCGGATGGTCGACATCTACCTGGACATCCACGTCCACACCGGCGACCGCCTCGAGGTGGTGGACACCGACGAGCTGCTCGCGGCGCTGAACGCGCGGATGATCGACGCCGAGACGGCGCAGCGGGCGCTGGAGCGGACCTACCGGACGGTCGACGGGATCACTCGCCACGGCTACGACACCGACGCGTGGCTGGCGTCGCTCGGCATCGACCTGACCTGGCAGGACCAGGGCAAACACCGGGTGTGA
- a CDS encoding DUF402 domain-containing protein translates to MGTTITPQLVDIVDTVSAVRRYSSGTSRRLRTCQEERWGLRVECPTPEDPFHDSEVTWLLPRINVRLTQQRPRSRHARSGPSVLTAARITREGTMWRTTDLLLGLSSAPGSAARVVRSEDFAAAVAGRVLRNGDADLALRTVHKTLEELSYYRHDLSAWLTGQHVFEVWPPF, encoded by the coding sequence GTGGGCACCACCATCACCCCGCAGCTGGTCGACATCGTCGACACAGTTTCCGCGGTTCGCAGGTACTCGTCCGGTACTTCCCGGCGCCTCCGGACATGCCAGGAGGAACGCTGGGGACTCAGGGTGGAATGCCCGACACCGGAGGATCCGTTCCACGACTCCGAAGTGACGTGGCTCCTGCCGCGGATCAACGTCCGGCTGACCCAGCAGCGCCCCCGCTCGCGCCACGCGCGGTCGGGCCCGAGCGTGCTGACCGCCGCCCGCATCACGCGTGAGGGCACCATGTGGCGGACGACGGATCTGTTGCTCGGCCTGTCCTCGGCGCCGGGCAGCGCGGCACGGGTCGTGCGCTCCGAGGACTTCGCCGCGGCGGTGGCCGGGCGGGTGCTGCGCAACGGCGACGCCGATCTCGCGCTGCGGACCGTGCACAAGACGTTGGAAGAACTCAGCTACTACCGGCACGACCTGAGCGCTTGGCTGACCGGCCAACATGTTTTCGAGGTGTGGCCGCCTTTCTGA
- the uvrB gene encoding excinuclease ABC subunit UvrB, translating to MAFATEYPVIAHSEFRPVSEIPRAAKTFQVVSEYQPAGDQPAAIDELERRLQAGEKDVVLLGATGTGKSATTAWLVERIQRPTLVLAPNKTLAAQLANELREFFPHNAVEYFVSYYDYYQPEAYIPQTDTYIEKDSSINDDVERLRHSATSNLLSRRDVIVVASVSCIYGLGTPQSYLDRSIEVRVGQELERESLLRALVDVQYTRNDLAFARGTFRVRGDTIEIIPAYEELAVRIEMFGDEIDKLYYLHPLTGDIVKEVDELRIFPATHYVAGPERMERAIVAIEKELEERLAEFERQGKLLEAQRLRMRTTYDIEMMRQVGFCSGIENYSRHIDGREAGSAPATLIDYFPEDFLLVIDESHGTVPQVGGMYEGDASRKRNLVEHGFRLPSALDNRPLTWEEFQDRIGQTLYLSATPGPYEMGQTGGEFVEQVIRPTGLIDPEVIIKPTKGQIDDLVGEIRERAEKDERVLVTTLTKKMAEDLTDYLLELGIRVRYLHSEVDTLRRVELLRQLRSGDFDVLVGINLLREGLDLPEVSLVAILDADKEGFLRSGTSLIQTIGRAARNVSGQVHMYADKMTAAMQHAIDETNRRRDKQIAYNKERGIDPQPLRKKIADILDRVYQEADDDDVAVGGSGRNVSRGKKPTGEKGVPATGGKSSGVKSDRDITKMPRAELADLVAQLTDQMMNAARELQFELAARLRDEIHDLKRELRGMDAAGIK from the coding sequence GTGGCATTCGCGACCGAGTACCCAGTGATCGCCCACTCCGAGTTCCGGCCGGTGAGCGAGATCCCGCGCGCCGCCAAGACCTTCCAGGTGGTGAGCGAGTACCAGCCGGCAGGCGACCAGCCCGCGGCCATCGACGAACTGGAGCGCAGGCTCCAGGCGGGCGAGAAGGACGTGGTGCTGCTCGGCGCGACCGGCACCGGGAAGTCGGCGACCACCGCGTGGCTGGTCGAGCGGATCCAGCGGCCCACCCTCGTACTGGCGCCGAACAAGACCCTGGCCGCCCAGCTGGCCAACGAGCTGCGCGAGTTCTTCCCGCACAACGCGGTCGAGTACTTCGTCAGCTACTACGACTACTACCAGCCCGAGGCGTACATCCCGCAGACGGACACGTACATCGAGAAGGACTCGTCGATCAACGACGACGTCGAGCGGCTGCGCCACTCGGCCACGTCGAACCTGCTGTCCAGGCGGGACGTGATCGTGGTCGCCTCGGTGTCCTGCATCTACGGCCTCGGCACGCCGCAGTCGTACCTGGACCGGTCGATCGAGGTGCGGGTCGGGCAGGAGCTGGAGCGCGAGTCGCTGCTGCGCGCGCTGGTCGACGTCCAGTACACCCGCAACGACCTGGCGTTCGCCCGCGGCACGTTCCGCGTGCGCGGCGACACCATCGAGATCATCCCGGCCTACGAGGAGCTGGCCGTCCGGATCGAGATGTTCGGCGACGAGATCGACAAGCTCTACTACCTGCACCCGCTCACCGGCGACATCGTCAAGGAAGTCGACGAGCTGCGGATCTTCCCGGCCACGCACTACGTCGCCGGTCCGGAGCGGATGGAACGGGCCATCGTCGCGATCGAGAAGGAACTCGAGGAGCGGCTGGCCGAGTTCGAACGGCAGGGCAAGCTGCTCGAGGCGCAGCGGCTGCGGATGCGCACCACGTACGACATCGAGATGATGCGCCAGGTCGGTTTCTGCTCGGGCATCGAGAACTACTCGCGGCACATCGACGGCCGCGAGGCCGGTTCCGCGCCCGCGACGCTGATCGACTACTTCCCCGAGGACTTCCTGCTCGTCATCGACGAGTCGCACGGCACGGTGCCTCAGGTCGGCGGGATGTACGAGGGCGACGCGTCCCGCAAGCGCAACCTGGTCGAGCACGGCTTCCGGCTGCCCAGCGCGCTGGACAACCGGCCGCTGACCTGGGAGGAGTTCCAGGACCGGATCGGCCAGACGCTGTACCTGTCGGCGACGCCGGGTCCGTACGAGATGGGCCAGACCGGCGGCGAGTTCGTCGAGCAGGTGATCCGGCCGACCGGCCTGATCGACCCCGAGGTGATCATCAAGCCGACCAAGGGCCAGATCGACGACCTGGTCGGCGAGATCCGCGAGCGCGCGGAGAAGGACGAACGCGTCCTGGTCACCACACTGACCAAGAAGATGGCCGAGGACCTGACCGACTACCTGCTGGAGCTCGGCATCAGGGTGCGCTACCTGCACTCCGAAGTGGACACCCTGCGCCGGGTGGAGCTGCTGCGGCAGCTGCGGTCCGGCGATTTCGACGTCCTGGTCGGCATCAACCTGCTGCGCGAGGGCCTCGACCTGCCGGAAGTGTCCCTCGTGGCCATTCTGGACGCGGACAAGGAAGGCTTCCTGCGGTCGGGCACGAGCCTCATCCAGACGATCGGCCGCGCCGCCCGTAACGTCTCCGGCCAGGTCCACATGTACGCGGACAAGATGACCGCGGCGATGCAACACGCGATCGACGAGACGAACCGCCGCCGCGACAAGCAGATCGCGTACAACAAGGAACGCGGCATCGACCCGCAGCCGCTGCGCAAGAAGATCGCCGACATCCTCGACCGCGTCTACCAGGAAGCCGACGATGACGACGTGGCCGTCGGCGGCTCGGGCCGCAACGTCTCCCGTGGCAAGAAACCCACGGGCGAGAAGGGCGTCCCGGCCACCGGCGGCAAGAGCTCGGGCGTGAAGTCCGACCGCGACATCACCAAGATGCCCCGCGCGGAACTGGCGGACCTGGTGGCCCAGCTGACCGACCAGATGATGAACGCGGCCAGGGAGCTCCAGTTCGAACTGGCGGCGCGGCTGCGCGACGAGATCCACGACCTGAAGCGGGAACTGCGCGGAATGGACGCCGCGGGCATCAAATAG
- the argG gene encoding argininosuccinate synthase, which produces MSKVLTSLPVGERVGIAFSGGLDTSVAVAWMREKGAVPCTYTADIGQYDEPDIDSVPGRAHAYGAEVARLVDCRAALVEEGLAALACGAFHIRTGGRTYFNTTPLGRAVTGTLLVRAMLEDDVQIWGDGSTFKGNDIERFYRYGLLANPSLRIYKPWLDADFVTELGGRKEMSEWLLTRDLPYRDSTEKAYSTDANIWGATHEAKSLEHLNTGIEIVEPIMGVRFWDPQVEIPAEDVTIGFDQGRPVSVNGKEFATPVDLVLEANAIGGRHGMGMSDQIENRIIEAKSRGIYEAPGMALLHAAYERLVNAIHNEDTLATYHAEGRRLGRLMYEGRWLDPQALMVRESLQRWVGMAITGEVTLRLRRGEDYSILDTTGPSFSYHPDKLSMERTEDAAFGPVDRIGQLTMRNLDIADSRSRLEQYAGLGMVGTQHTALIAPLPQTELIGAMPEGGAEAIVDRGSAPVDDAELLDHAALEAGND; this is translated from the coding sequence GTGTCCAAGGTGCTCACTTCTCTGCCTGTCGGTGAACGTGTCGGGATCGCCTTCTCCGGCGGCCTCGATACGTCGGTAGCTGTCGCGTGGATGCGCGAAAAAGGTGCGGTGCCGTGCACCTACACCGCCGACATCGGCCAGTACGACGAGCCTGACATCGACTCGGTGCCCGGCCGCGCCCACGCGTACGGCGCCGAGGTCGCCCGCCTCGTCGACTGCCGCGCGGCACTCGTCGAGGAAGGCCTCGCGGCGCTGGCCTGCGGAGCGTTCCACATCCGCACCGGCGGACGGACGTACTTCAACACCACGCCGCTCGGCCGCGCGGTCACCGGCACCCTGCTGGTGCGCGCGATGCTCGAGGACGACGTTCAGATCTGGGGCGACGGCTCGACGTTCAAGGGCAACGACATCGAGCGGTTCTACCGCTACGGGCTGCTGGCCAACCCGTCGCTGCGGATCTACAAGCCGTGGCTGGACGCCGACTTCGTGACCGAACTCGGTGGCCGCAAGGAGATGTCCGAGTGGCTGCTGACCCGCGACCTGCCCTACCGCGACAGCACGGAGAAGGCCTACTCGACCGACGCCAACATCTGGGGCGCGACCCACGAGGCCAAGTCGCTGGAGCACCTGAACACCGGCATCGAGATCGTCGAGCCGATCATGGGTGTGCGGTTCTGGGACCCGCAGGTGGAGATCCCGGCCGAGGACGTGACCATCGGCTTCGACCAGGGCCGGCCGGTGTCCGTCAACGGCAAGGAATTCGCCACGCCGGTGGACCTGGTGCTCGAAGCCAACGCGATCGGCGGACGGCACGGCATGGGCATGTCGGACCAGATCGAGAACCGCATCATCGAGGCGAAGAGCCGCGGGATCTACGAGGCGCCGGGGATGGCCCTGCTGCACGCGGCCTACGAACGCCTGGTGAACGCGATCCACAACGAGGACACCCTGGCGACGTACCACGCCGAGGGACGCAGGCTCGGGCGTCTGATGTACGAGGGCCGCTGGCTGGACCCGCAGGCGCTGATGGTCCGCGAGTCCCTGCAGCGCTGGGTGGGCATGGCGATCACCGGTGAAGTGACGCTGCGCCTGCGCAGGGGCGAGGACTACTCGATCCTGGACACCACAGGGCCGTCGTTCAGCTACCACCCGGACAAGCTGTCGATGGAACGGACGGAAGACGCGGCCTTCGGCCCGGTCGACCGGATCGGCCAGCTGACCATGCGCAACCTGGACATCGCCGACTCGCGTTCCCGGCTGGAGCAGTACGCCGGCCTCGGCATGGTCGGCACGCAGCACACGGCGCTGATCGCTCCGCTGCCGCAGACCGAACTGATCGGTGCGATGCCCGAAGGCGGCGCCGAAGCGATCGTCGACCGCGGCTCGGCGCCGGTCGACGACGCGGAACTGCTCGACCACGCGGCACTCGAAGCGGGCAACGACTGA
- a CDS encoding sigma-70 family RNA polymerase sigma factor yields MDAELFEQDRTRLRAVAYRILGSTAEADDAVQEAWLRANQAGTDDVENLSGWLTTVVARVCLNMLRSRAQRREEPFEIDVVARDSPEQDAELADSVGLAMLVVLDTLSPVERLAFVLHDMFAMPFDDIAPLIEKSAAATRQLASRARRRVRGAELTPDLARQRAAADAYLAATRGGDFEALMALLAPDVVLRADAMALPTGKPVVIRGADVVAKGAMASAGRALLAEVALVNGSAGLVMGVGGRLAVVLAFTFADGVITGIDVIGDRDRLRATDLSVLSQTSEV; encoded by the coding sequence GTGGACGCCGAACTTTTCGAGCAGGACCGGACACGGCTGCGCGCGGTTGCCTACCGGATCCTCGGTTCGACGGCCGAAGCGGACGACGCCGTGCAGGAGGCGTGGCTGCGCGCGAACCAGGCGGGCACCGACGACGTCGAGAACCTCAGCGGCTGGCTGACCACGGTCGTCGCGCGCGTGTGCCTCAACATGCTCAGGTCACGCGCGCAGCGCCGTGAGGAGCCGTTCGAGATCGACGTGGTCGCGCGGGACAGCCCCGAACAGGACGCGGAGCTGGCCGACTCGGTCGGGCTGGCGATGCTCGTGGTGCTCGACACGTTGTCGCCGGTCGAGCGGCTCGCGTTCGTCCTGCACGACATGTTCGCGATGCCGTTCGACGACATCGCCCCGTTGATCGAGAAGTCGGCCGCCGCGACCAGGCAGCTCGCCAGCCGTGCGCGCCGCCGGGTGCGGGGAGCGGAGCTCACGCCCGATCTCGCTCGTCAACGCGCGGCGGCGGACGCGTACCTGGCCGCCACCCGCGGCGGGGACTTCGAGGCGTTGATGGCGCTGCTCGCGCCGGACGTCGTGCTCCGGGCGGACGCGATGGCCCTGCCGACGGGCAAACCGGTCGTGATCCGCGGCGCGGACGTGGTGGCCAAGGGCGCGATGGCGTCCGCCGGACGTGCGCTGCTGGCCGAGGTGGCGTTGGTGAACGGGTCGGCCGGGCTGGTGATGGGCGTCGGCGGCAGGCTGGCCGTGGTTCTCGCGTTCACCTTCGCCGACGGCGTGATCACCGGGATCGACGTGATCGGCGACCGGGACCGGCTGCGTGCCACCGACCTCTCGGTGCTGTCTCAGACGTCAGAGGTGTAG
- a CDS encoding SDR family oxidoreductase: MILLTGGTGTLGRHVTPLLLDAGLKVRILSRKPQPPADGVEYVVGDLLAGTGITEALTGVTTILHLAGGAKGDDIATRTLMAAAGDVRHVVFISVIGADRVPLAWLRSQLAAEQAIRESGVPWTILRAAQFHDLVLKMTQGMAKLPVVPVPGMRLQPVDARDVAARLVELALGEPAGLVPELAGPREYEMRTLVTDYLRAAGKRRAKVPLRIPGKAGRAYRAGDNLTLDGDRGTRTWADFLAERL, from the coding sequence ATGATTCTGCTCACCGGTGGCACCGGCACCCTGGGACGGCACGTGACCCCGCTGCTGCTCGACGCGGGCCTGAAGGTGCGGATCCTCAGCAGGAAACCGCAACCGCCCGCCGACGGCGTGGAGTACGTGGTCGGCGACCTGCTCGCGGGTACCGGCATCACCGAGGCGCTGACCGGCGTGACGACGATCCTGCACCTCGCGGGCGGTGCGAAGGGCGACGACATCGCGACACGCACCCTGATGGCGGCCGCTGGAGACGTCCGGCACGTGGTGTTCATCTCGGTCATCGGCGCCGACCGCGTCCCGCTGGCCTGGCTGCGGTCACAGCTGGCCGCCGAACAGGCGATCAGGGAGTCGGGTGTGCCGTGGACGATCCTGCGCGCGGCCCAGTTCCACGACCTCGTCCTGAAGATGACGCAGGGGATGGCGAAGCTGCCGGTCGTCCCGGTGCCGGGCATGCGGCTGCAACCGGTCGACGCCCGTGACGTCGCCGCCCGCCTGGTCGAGCTGGCGCTCGGCGAACCGGCCGGTCTGGTGCCGGAACTGGCCGGTCCCCGTGAGTACGAGATGCGCACGTTGGTCACCGACTACCTGCGGGCCGCGGGCAAGCGCCGGGCGAAGGTGCCGCTGCGGATCCCCGGCAAGGCGGGACGCGCCTACCGCGCCGGGGACAACCTGACGCTCGACGGCGATCGGGGCACCCGCACGTGGGCGGACTTCCTCGCCGAACGGCTGTGA